One part of the Musa acuminata AAA Group cultivar baxijiao chromosome BXJ1-5, Cavendish_Baxijiao_AAA, whole genome shotgun sequence genome encodes these proteins:
- the LOC135674343 gene encoding uncharacterized protein LOC135674343 isoform X2: MAAESRPDWLPEGWTAVAKTTRSGAVLWCFHDPYTGSRFCSKKEVLQHLKSGKFHGSPTKQTRSITTRSMEKLCASTNLEEENKTNSAKNDQIENTPYELPHGWIKEIRLRNSGTKIKKDPFYFDPVSGYEFRSLKDVFRYLETGDIHSCVNKPKKRSIDDIHSLEKESHPPAAKRVEHRGTTVKKCLFPGVRNNSDVKMVTQVNGSPGKSQFHPARVIETSVGEADTGSMTLVNIKHHDRGDVAEIKIDPELNSVQQELKVSGEVLEPGKESVKPAIEDQSTIFSSHLSGSQNVTSYGPSLGKQLNESNKLQHVSGLPALEGNLLEGKNLVLKEKEQMDFKKPKRKSVNGSRKKQGMRIITMPHRASPRLAALRANTLVNSALVEEFYGTEAHQVNSSSQDHGTKYTPVVDQQEMLPGVDFEHSKKLESKDFLGEEATLENLAGLEEKSKDKPVSQLTSPFGDSWPDPCIEFAFRTLIGDIPVSDNTVVFQDYPQQQQMSSAIRQSPRSSDALTLRSSGTVDQTMHLGRLEPPNKNNHVLSFGDITRPCFLEKSLQSTKKLEVSHQRSELNP; encoded by the exons ATGGCGGCGGAGAGTCGCCCCGACTGGCTGCCGGAGGGGTGGACGGCGGTGGCGAAGACCACCAGGAGCGGAGCGGTGCTTTGG TGCTTCCATGATCCATATACTGGATCCAGATTTTGTTCAAAGAAAGAGGTACTTCAGCATCTAAAGTCTGGAAAATTTCATGGTTCCCCAACCAAACAGACAAGGAGCATCACCACAAGATCTATGGAAAAACTTTGTGCATCAACCAATTTGGAAGAAGAAAACAAGACAAACTCTGCCAAAAAT GATCAAATTGAGAATACTCCATATGAGTTGCCTCATGGCTGGATCAAAGAGATCAGATTAAGAAACTctggaacaaaaataaaaaaggatccG TTCTACTTTGACCCTGTCAGTGGTTATGAATTTCGCTCTCTAAAGGATGTTTTTCGCTATCTTGAAACTGGTGACATTCATAGCTGTGTAAACAAACCAAAGAAAAGaagtattgatgacatccattccTTAGAAAAGGAATCACAT CCTCCTGCAGCCAAAAGGGTAGAACATAGAGGGACTACAGTAAAGAAATGCCTGTTTCCAGGTGTGAGAAATAACTCAGATGTGAAAATGGTGACTCAGGTCAACGGGTCTCCTGGAAAGTCACAATTCCATCCAGCTCGTGTCATAGAAACAA GTGTGGGAGAAGCTGATACAGGTTCAATGACGTTAGTCAATATTAAGCACCATGATAGAGGTGATGTGGCAGAGATTAAAATAGACCCAGAGCTCAATTCAGTGCAGCAAGAACTCAAAGTTTCAGGAGAAGTGTTGGAACCAGGTAAAGAAAGTGTCAAGCCAGCAATAGAAGATCAATCAACCATTTTTAGCTCTCATCTCTCTGGTTCACAAAATGTTACATCATATGGTCCTTCACTGGGAAAGCAGCTGAATGAATCGAACAAGTTACAACATGTGTCGGGCTTGCCAGCTTTGGAAGGCAATTTGTTGGAGGGAAAAAACTTGGTTTTAAAGGAAAAGGAGCAAATGGATTTCAAGAAGCCGAAAAGGAAAAGTGTGAATGGATCAAGAAAAAAACAGGGTATGAGAATAATCACAATGCCACACCGAGCATCTCCAAGATTGGCTGCACTTAGGGCTAATACGTTGGTGAATTCTGCACTTGTTGAAGAGTTTTATGGGACCGAGGCACACCAAGTGAATTCATCGAGTCAGGATCATGGTACAAAATACACACCCGTGGTTGACCAACAAGAAATGTTACCTGGGGTGGACTTTGAACATTCTAAGAAGCTTGAAAGCAAGGATTTTCTTGGAGAAGAAGCTACTTTGGAAAATCTCGCTGGATTAGAAGAAAAGAGCAAAGATAAACCAGTGTCACAACTCACATCACCATTTGGAGATTCGTGGCCAGACCCATGCATAGAATTTGCTTTCAGGACACTCATCGGCGATATTCCGGTTTCGGATAATACTGTAGTATTCCAAGACTATCCCCAACAGCAGCAAATGAGCTCAGCTATAAGACAATCCCCGAGAAGCTCGGATGCATTAACTCTGCGTAGTAGTGGAACCGTCGACCAAACCATGCATCTCGGCCGGTTGGAGCCACCGAATAAGAATAATCATGTGTTATCCTTTGGAGACATCACAAGGCCTTGCTTTTTGGAAAAAAGCCTGCAGTCCACAAAGAAGCTGGAGGTAAGTCATCAGAGGTCAGAACTGAATCCATAG
- the LOC135674343 gene encoding uncharacterized protein LOC135674343 isoform X1 yields MAAESRPDWLPEGWTAVAKTTRSGAVLWCFHDPYTGSRFCSKKEVLQHLKSGKFHGSPTKQTRSITTRSMEKLCASTNLEEENKTNSAKNDQIENTPYELPHGWIKEIRLRNSGTKIKKDPFYFDPVSGYEFRSLKDVFRYLETGDIHSCVNKPKKRSIDDIHSLEKESHVSPPAAKRVEHRGTTVKKCLFPGVRNNSDVKMVTQVNGSPGKSQFHPARVIETSVGEADTGSMTLVNIKHHDRGDVAEIKIDPELNSVQQELKVSGEVLEPGKESVKPAIEDQSTIFSSHLSGSQNVTSYGPSLGKQLNESNKLQHVSGLPALEGNLLEGKNLVLKEKEQMDFKKPKRKSVNGSRKKQGMRIITMPHRASPRLAALRANTLVNSALVEEFYGTEAHQVNSSSQDHGTKYTPVVDQQEMLPGVDFEHSKKLESKDFLGEEATLENLAGLEEKSKDKPVSQLTSPFGDSWPDPCIEFAFRTLIGDIPVSDNTVVFQDYPQQQQMSSAIRQSPRSSDALTLRSSGTVDQTMHLGRLEPPNKNNHVLSFGDITRPCFLEKSLQSTKKLEVSHQRSELNP; encoded by the exons ATGGCGGCGGAGAGTCGCCCCGACTGGCTGCCGGAGGGGTGGACGGCGGTGGCGAAGACCACCAGGAGCGGAGCGGTGCTTTGG TGCTTCCATGATCCATATACTGGATCCAGATTTTGTTCAAAGAAAGAGGTACTTCAGCATCTAAAGTCTGGAAAATTTCATGGTTCCCCAACCAAACAGACAAGGAGCATCACCACAAGATCTATGGAAAAACTTTGTGCATCAACCAATTTGGAAGAAGAAAACAAGACAAACTCTGCCAAAAAT GATCAAATTGAGAATACTCCATATGAGTTGCCTCATGGCTGGATCAAAGAGATCAGATTAAGAAACTctggaacaaaaataaaaaaggatccG TTCTACTTTGACCCTGTCAGTGGTTATGAATTTCGCTCTCTAAAGGATGTTTTTCGCTATCTTGAAACTGGTGACATTCATAGCTGTGTAAACAAACCAAAGAAAAGaagtattgatgacatccattccTTAGAAAAGGAATCACATGTAAGT CCTCCTGCAGCCAAAAGGGTAGAACATAGAGGGACTACAGTAAAGAAATGCCTGTTTCCAGGTGTGAGAAATAACTCAGATGTGAAAATGGTGACTCAGGTCAACGGGTCTCCTGGAAAGTCACAATTCCATCCAGCTCGTGTCATAGAAACAA GTGTGGGAGAAGCTGATACAGGTTCAATGACGTTAGTCAATATTAAGCACCATGATAGAGGTGATGTGGCAGAGATTAAAATAGACCCAGAGCTCAATTCAGTGCAGCAAGAACTCAAAGTTTCAGGAGAAGTGTTGGAACCAGGTAAAGAAAGTGTCAAGCCAGCAATAGAAGATCAATCAACCATTTTTAGCTCTCATCTCTCTGGTTCACAAAATGTTACATCATATGGTCCTTCACTGGGAAAGCAGCTGAATGAATCGAACAAGTTACAACATGTGTCGGGCTTGCCAGCTTTGGAAGGCAATTTGTTGGAGGGAAAAAACTTGGTTTTAAAGGAAAAGGAGCAAATGGATTTCAAGAAGCCGAAAAGGAAAAGTGTGAATGGATCAAGAAAAAAACAGGGTATGAGAATAATCACAATGCCACACCGAGCATCTCCAAGATTGGCTGCACTTAGGGCTAATACGTTGGTGAATTCTGCACTTGTTGAAGAGTTTTATGGGACCGAGGCACACCAAGTGAATTCATCGAGTCAGGATCATGGTACAAAATACACACCCGTGGTTGACCAACAAGAAATGTTACCTGGGGTGGACTTTGAACATTCTAAGAAGCTTGAAAGCAAGGATTTTCTTGGAGAAGAAGCTACTTTGGAAAATCTCGCTGGATTAGAAGAAAAGAGCAAAGATAAACCAGTGTCACAACTCACATCACCATTTGGAGATTCGTGGCCAGACCCATGCATAGAATTTGCTTTCAGGACACTCATCGGCGATATTCCGGTTTCGGATAATACTGTAGTATTCCAAGACTATCCCCAACAGCAGCAAATGAGCTCAGCTATAAGACAATCCCCGAGAAGCTCGGATGCATTAACTCTGCGTAGTAGTGGAACCGTCGACCAAACCATGCATCTCGGCCGGTTGGAGCCACCGAATAAGAATAATCATGTGTTATCCTTTGGAGACATCACAAGGCCTTGCTTTTTGGAAAAAAGCCTGCAGTCCACAAAGAAGCTGGAGGTAAGTCATCAGAGGTCAGAACTGAATCCATAG